The Brachyhypopomus gauderio isolate BG-103 unplaced genomic scaffold, BGAUD_0.2 sc47, whole genome shotgun sequence genome contains the following window.
GGTATAGAGTGTaaacacatacagcacacacatactcccCTTTTACTCATGAACTCATAGAAACTTACAGAACTATCAAGAAGACTTTCTGAAAAGAACACATTATTTGACACAGTAACTGCAACATACCTGAACAGTAAAAAGTAATGTGTTATAGTACTTCGTTACGCATGATAGTAACATTACTACATAACATGTTACTAATATAGTGTGATACCCAACACTGTaaaagcagggttgccaacttttcaaaatcacttggagtgagatttgattgggggggggggtcgtcaaatggacacattaattattatatgtttatatgtttcctctatgttgcgcctaaagcgatcgatccccagtggttggcgccagagcgaactagtaactcattgaatcatatatgtagatcagagataaataaactagatttttttcagcatgagaaatcggatgattggcgtgtgaagacagtcaaatgcgtgtgtctcacgcacattgcgtgagagttggccaCCCTGGTAAAAGCACTACACAGGTTCTGGAACAAAACGAAGCAAGAAATGATCTTAAGAAATGATGCTGAAACACCATATGTTTTTCTAACATCAGTACACACAGACCTGAAACAACGTGTGTTGCTTTAACGTCAGTACACACAGAGTGCATCAGCACAAAACTACAGCATGTCTGCACAACCTATCTCCAACACAAAAGCAGGGGAATTCAAACAAAGAAGACCATGCAGGATCACACCCTGCCCACAACAGGTACTCTCAGGACAATTTTTGGGCTTTGGGGGTCGTTTTAGAGGGTCATGCGACTCATGACCAGCAAGATTTGGCTTGAGTTGGCCTGTTATCTGCAAGGTTAAAGGTTAAATGCCGTGACCTAAGGAGTTTGGGACTGGGGCATTAGCACGCACAGCTGGGCTGCTGCAGTGGGGGAGGATTATCTGTCAGTCTGGCACTGCCTTGGGTTCCCGTGGTTACGGCAGGGTCAGTCTCTAAAGTCTCTGACATTTTGTCGCAGATGATGTCCACCAGGCGCTCAAAGGTCTGCTTCACGTTGATGTTGTCCTTAGCACTGGTCTCAAAAAACTCAAAGCCTTAGGGACATAGGAGTAAGAGACAAAAGAAGACAAAAAAATCAAGGTTTTCATTTCACAGATGTTGGTCACATGCACATGACTGATAAAAAACATCTTTTTCTTCCTCTCTATTCATTTGTAGAAAATAATTTTTCATGTTCTCCTACACTAATGGCCTATGTAAGGACCTGTTTGGGAGCACTCGCCACCATCTAATTAGACGTGTTTAATTAAAGCCTGTGAGCATTTTCCATGTGCTGCGAGTTATGTGGATGTACGATACAGTAACCGAAGGCATTTTTACTCCCCAAACATGGAAAAAAATCTTATACGTTTATATACCAGCTCATAAAAGTGCGTGTTACCACTCTATAGTAGTTAAAATCCATTACATTCCATGGCTTCTGGAGCAGAAAACACTTCAGGTCAAAGACTGGTAGCTGATTGGCTATCATTACCTAAAACAGACTCCTCAGAGGGCTGATTGGTACTTTGGAGAAATAAGGCAGGCTCTGCTGGTGTACATGGACATACCTAGCTGTTCAGCAAGTAGTCTGCCACTCCCCACAgacaccaccctctcctcttCCATGTCACACTTATTCCCGGCCAGGATGACTTGTGCATTGTCCCAGGAGTACGTCTTTATCTGGGTCGACCTCAATACAAAAACAAGAgtctcaactcaactcaactcagctttatttatatagcactttataAACAGTCAAGGCCgtgccaaagtgctgtacataagAATATAAACAATTAAAAGGACATAGCACAAGGTATGTAACCACCCATGAATATAGCATGTTAAGAAATAATACAGTATAAAAACTAGGAGTGTATGTGTTTGAGTGAAATCTCACCCACACTATGGCCTACATTATATATCACCACCTAAAGAATGCTAATACCGCCCACACACTGGGGCATCTGCAAATTTTAAAACACTGTATGCAGAACATTATTAactcagctacacacacacacgtacgcaagcacgcacacgcacacgcacacgcacacgcacacgcacacgcacacgcacacgcacacgcacacgcacacgcacacacacacgcacacacacacacacacacacacacacacacacacacacacacacacacacacacagtatttttTCGCTCTGCTTCCTGGGGTCTTGCTTAAAAAAGTCTGTTCGCTCCAGTAATCAGCACCATAGTAACCGCCATGCTGGCCCTGAGCAGACAgctgtggtgtggatgtgatGGGAGTCCAGCTGTGTTGCCGTGGTCACCGCAACATGTCCCTCTTCATGTTCTTCCATGTTGCTAGCGGTAACTGCTGTAACGCTCACAGCTGCATAGCTGCATGGTCCTTTTCCCACAAAGATAAAAACAGTAACACCCTTGCAgtatcagtaaaaaaaaaagttctctGCTTGCACCAGCAAATACGTTTTTGGTCTTTCTCAGTGTTCTGTCACCCTTGTCATTTGGTCAGTGACTCATTCACACTtcctacaatacacacacacacacacacacacacagacacacacggagTACAGATGTTAGTGGGGAGATTCACGCCATCATTTCCGACACGGACACACATACAGCGAGGATGCCCACTCACCAGTCCTGTACCGCACTGAATGATTCCTCATTGGTgatgtcatacatgaggatgaaGCCCATGGCCCCGCGGTAGTAGGCAGTCGTGATGGTCCTGTAGCGTTCCTGTCCTGCTGTGTCCTACATGCATgtatgaatcacacacacacacacacacacacacacacacacacacacacaatttttttcTCAGgttaaacataaataaacatgACCAAATACACTAGACAGCAATTGTTTCTGGTTTTAAATAACCCCACAGAACAAGTGCAGCATACCTGCCACTTGACCCAGCCTTCCAGTCACACTCACCCAGCCTTCCAGTCACACTCACCCAGCCTTCCAGTCACACTCACCCAGCCTTCCAGTCACACTCACCCAGCCTTCCAGTCACACTCACCCAGCCTTCCAATCACACTCACCCAGCCTTCCAGTCACACTCACCCAGCCTTCCAATCACACTCACCCAGCCTTCCAATCACACTCACCCAGCCTTCCAATCACACTCACCCAGCCTTCCAGTCACACTCACCCAGCCTTCCAGTTACACTCACCCAGCCTTCCAGTCACACTCACCCAGCCTTCCAGTCACACTCACCCAGCCTTCCAGTCACACTCACCCAGCCTTCCAGTCATTTTAAGAATGTGCACCATGAGCTGCAGACATAGGAAATGGTCAACAGGAATGACTTACAGAGAGATGCTAAAGGTCATTGGTCACTTGACAGAGGTGTTTCTATGTGTCTATGGAGGATTACAATACTCATGCcccaataaaaaacaaacaaacaaacaaacaaatttgtgttcaaattacaagcatatgttcagtataaataatgtaaatgtgtggttaacttaatggtgaaaaaaggaaatggacacagacaactaccttaccaagattttcatacaggtgatacaaataatccaaaatgtaagctataaaaagagcagctaacagtgaaggctgaaggctgattgaccatggcatgcccatttgtagagaatccagtagatgagggagcgtgtatagtgtgcagagcattcatgctaccagctccaaggtcattccaggacaggacagatccacctggctttccagatgactacttatttgttcagaagacacagtattatatatctttgtaaattattggggccatatattgagaagaccactagacgtagtaaagctcttaccaaaacccaaacggtctgtatctctttgcgcttctttgccagtggcgcatttctgtacagcgttggggattcagaacatcttagtaaggcaacggtcTGCCGCGAGATTCGAAAGGTTTGCCTTGCGCTTAAGtgcttccttaatatattcatcaaattccacaatgatggggcggtcttctgcaggagtgagggctgatatatgaggcccaccaccagtagcagcagtagcagttttctttttggttatttaatatggtgttttaccttttcctgcacattgaacta
Protein-coding sequences here:
- the LOC143487564 gene encoding ras-related protein Rab-3C-like isoform X2, translating into MAATQKESGDQNFDYMFKLLIIGNSSVGKTSFLFRYADDSFTSAFVSTVGIDFKVKTVYKNDKRIKLQIWDTAGQERYRTITTAYYRGAMGFILMYDITNEESFSAVQDWSTQIKTYSWDNAQVILAGNKCDMEEERVVSVGSGRLLAEQLGFEFFETSAKDNINVKQTFERLVDIICDKMSETLETDPAVTTGTQGSARLTDNPPPLQQPSCAC
- the LOC143487564 gene encoding ras-related protein Rab-3C-like isoform X1 — protein: MLQDGSMQMAATQKESGDQNFDYMFKLLIIGNSSVGKTSFLFRYADDSFTSAFVSTVGIDFKVKTVYKNDKRIKLQIWDTAGQERYRTITTAYYRGAMGFILMYDITNEESFSAVQDWSTQIKTYSWDNAQVILAGNKCDMEEERVVSVGSGRLLAEQLGFEFFETSAKDNINVKQTFERLVDIICDKMSETLETDPAVTTGTQGSARLTDNPPPLQQPSCAC